The DNA segment TTCCTCACCCCGCTGCTGGTGATGCTCACCATGGCTACCACGGGCGATGTTCACATCACTGGCCGCAGCATCCTCGACATTTTTTTGCAGATTCTGCTGCCGTTCATCATCGGCCAGTTGTTGCATAAGCGTCTGGGCCCGGTGCTGCACCGTCACCCCATCCTCACCAAGACCATCGACCGCGGCACTATTTGGGTGAACGTCTATACCGCGTTTTCGGAGGCTGTGGTGCAAGGCGTGTGGGTGCGGGTGACGATGCTGCATCTGCTGGAGCTCATCGGAATCTGTATTGCGGTGGTGAGCTTGGTGCTGACGCTGTCCTGGCTGCTGGCGCGGGCGTTGGGCTTCGACCGGGGCGACCGGATCGCTGCCCAGTTCTGCGGGTCGAAGAAGTCCCTGTCTAGCGGTATTGCGATGGGGGCGGTGTTGTTTGCGGGGGTGGGCAATGGGTTGAGTGCCGGCATGTTGATGCTGCCACTGATGCTCTTTCACCTGTTCCAGTTGCTGATCTGTGCGGTGTTGGCGGGGCGCTATGGGCGCCAGTGGGAGCGGGCGCACCCGGATGGGGTGCCGGCTCCACCGTCATGAATGTGGGGTGGTTCCTGGTGACTGGCGTATGGCTGGTTGTTGAGCATGTGGCTAACTCTTGAGCATGTGGTGCCGGCCGGCGGCCCA comes from the Lawsonella clevelandensis genome and includes:
- a CDS encoding bile acid:sodium symporter family protein, whose protein sequence is MATPRSSSPSRFRLTLQRINKHIDWLIVGLLACILLATAFPAKEDFAIGMHYVSKVFLFLLFFFYGAKLAPRETLMGLRNWRLHVVITCFTFVVFPIIGIGLKYATIGWLGQGLALGLLYLTLVPGTVQSSIAFTSVAHGNVAGAIVSSSLSNVLGVFLTPLLVMLTMATTGDVHITGRSILDIFLQILLPFIIGQLLHKRLGPVLHRHPILTKTIDRGTIWVNVYTAFSEAVVQGVWVRVTMLHLLELIGICIAVVSLVLTLSWLLARALGFDRGDRIAAQFCGSKKSLSSGIAMGAVLFAGVGNGLSAGMLMLPLMLFHLFQLLICAVLAGRYGRQWERAHPDGVPAPPS